TTAGATATGACCGAAACATTTTCCATCTTACGAATCTTGTCGACACCATTCACTTCGATATTTAGAAACAAGCAACAAGTGCTCCGCAATATTTACTAATGACTTCCTTTTGTTTCTTTCAGCTCTTTTTGGCATCTTTGTTGTTGGCtgacgtgtgtgtatgtgaaaaattgaaaatagtgcccgaactaaacatttaaatacaagttttaagaaaaaaaacttatacgAAATCAAGTGTTGAACACAAGAGCTTCATAACATAAGTGTTTTATCTACGTTTTTGAGCAAATTTCACAAACTAACgcgttagaaaaaaaaaacgaaactaagccaaaaatatataaaaatctaaATAGGCGTATGATTTTACAATAACAGAAAAACgcatatttaaaaaccaaaaatacccaactacaaaaatttgttatcgAAAAATGAGTTATATATAGGCTGTGAGAAATCGATTATTGTACTATcgataataaatgtaaaataatattaataacaatgtGACGCATAACACGTTTTTGACATaataggtctgttcatgtaaaaattatccagcaCCTTAATTTTCGAGAATCcactctcaaagagaaaaatatcaaaaaaaatgcatgaacgcAAACCCAGTAATAATTTGCCAGTTTTACGAAGAggtgattaaattgttggcatggaaaatcacaaaaataaaaaagttttttcggcTGAGCTACAtccgtattaaattaaaaaaatatatatattttattcgcattatacataaaatgcaaaataacgagcttagcttcacatgattttattttgacTACAATAATTTGTTCATTTCATCATCGTTGCCAGATGAAAAACACTCCACTAACAATTGCATTGTTTTGGCAATCAgagttttctttatattttcctGGCTTCCGTCTATATTACTAACAACCgccaaattagttaataacAACAAGCCAAAAACCCAAAAGATACCTTTAATGCTTTCGATTAgggttttttctgaaatatgtaTCTACGTTCCCCATTTTAATCATCAGTATTTAAATTTGGAGCTTTGACTCAATTCGCAAATtgtaattcgtgtttatttttgctttgcgatcagctgtttttctcacttatGAATTCTTCcaagtaaaaacttgcaacttcccctcaaaatgaaatgccattttgctctctcactttcccatactttgcaagttttttttttttgaatacatgAACACCAAGACTTGATAGTTTgtataaattttcacaaattatttgcttcatgaacagatGTAATGTGACGCATAAAACATTTTTGACCTAATATGAGCTGAGTCTACCGtccaataaataatttttattaagtcaTTTTCAACAGTGTGATTGAAGAATAAAAAGCTGTTAATAACAACATTCAATATTTTGATTGAATGATTTCatgcacaaaatttaagaaactaaaaatttggatttttaggTCAGCTTAGGTAGGCGATCCTAGTCTTAAAACTTAGGTCGTCAAAAGGGCCTGTCGAAAATGTgcacattaaaaaaagttataaaattcaCAGAAGAATTTTGAGGTTGTGATGCGACGTTAGAAAACCAAAGTGACTCGTGTATAAGAAGTAATCGGAGGAATAATTTATTAGAAGCGAAAAGAGTATTTCAAATAGTGAATAGAAAATAGATGACATAAAATcagtaaacaaaaattaccCTATACCCCTTACGGTAAATGATAGTTTTAACAGCTAACAATTtgattaagaaaaaagaaaaaataaatatgaaagggGTAAAGTTACGCATAAAACCTGCATCTAATTTTCGCgtttttagccgagtttaacaaaacgcgccgCCAGTCGTTAATTTTTTGCAGCACTCTGCCTTGAGattccataaataaatatagtacatttatttatttcatctgccgccgtagccgaatgggttggagtgtgactaccattcggacgTGCATAGGTTTGAATCTTCGTGCATTAAGCATTAAATTAtagaaacttttttctaatagcgccatccgcaggcaatggcattgtatttatgccatgaaaaagctcctcataaaaaaaagtgtatttctaccatgaaaaagctcctcataaaacaaaaccatttgccgttcggagtcagcttaaaactgtaggtcccctcTTTTGtagaacaacttcaagacgcacaccacaaataggaggaggagctcggccaaacacctaacaaaagtgtatgcgccaattatttatttattttttaagttctcTTTCTTTGTTGGTGTTCTGGTAGTTACTGCTCTACCATTCTAAGTGTGCGTTTCCTTTAACTTACTGCTATTTATTGCAAGACTGGGATCTACTACTAGATTACCCTGTATCCGATTATATTCCTGGGACTGAAAGGACCtgaatttatatccggtcaaggactgtcacttcagcagtattccCCAAACATGTATGTGGAATGTTTTATACCGTTACaatagcaaaaataattttccattgTCCTTAACGTTATAGCAGCTATACTAAACCCAGCCTGTTAAGTATTGCCGTCGCAGCCATTTCACCACAGactccaaaaacaaaatgttaagaCAGAAATATCTCGGATGCAAAGTAGTGTTAGATTAGTTGTGGTTTGAGGATACACGAGAGGACTTTAGataaacaaggtggcgcaaaattaataaccctatcgaaagatttatagtttttacaAATGTTGTACATCACTCATACACTTGTGAACTATAGACAgctgcaataaattttttttttttatttagtacaaaaattgtatgattgattttgcgccaccttgtatatacagaCCATGTCGAGATCCATTCTGTATAGGAAGCAATTTAGGCTACTATACAGAAGGCACTTATGCCAGTCGGTAACATCCTAATCTGCCGAAGAAACTTGACTTTTTCGTCTACGATTGGGTCATCATACCCACGACAATCGATTCTGCGTACGAGAATGCCACGTGCTTTACTCAATTAGAGGTTTTTGTGTCAGTAAGATTGCAACTGAACGGTACTGCTTAGCTGCCGTATGAAGCTATGGTTGCCTTTAGCTGTACTTTAAAGGTTTTATTTGCTAGATGATGTGTTTTTATACAAAAGCTTAGTTAGGGTTTTGTTATAAGTAGCCTTATTGACaatatatttgttatattgAAAACagtatttatttagaaatgtaGTATTAATTGTTacatgtttggccgagctcctcctttaaTTTGGAGTGCCACGCCTAaatggcaaataattttttacaaaaaaaaaaatattaaaacaatgttTATGCCTGGCGAAAGGGATTTTTATGCCTGCAGTGGATTATAAATCCGGGCTCTATTGATTGGCAGTAACGCAgaaacccattcagctacagtGACCACCATCATTATATGAACCCTAAAAAATTCACATGTCAATCAGCTCCATATACTCGAAAATTAAAGTGATATATTTACTAGAAGGACAGGATGTAAAATTTTGTACCGAATGAGGTTAGTGAAAATTAGGAATGAATTGCCAGCGTCGAGAGGAAATTGAGTGGTAAATGAAAATGGTTGAAAAATTTAACCGTAGTTGGGATATCAACCAAAAATACTCTTCGTGTGAGAAATTATGGATCTGTTCCATGCGCCGATActttaaaaaatccaaatataacaattaaaaccattaatttttattgttggttgTTTCGAACAacacatcaaaaaaacagcgtcGCACTTCAGCAACAACAAGATTGCCCATATTCTAATTTATGGCTCTACAATATAGTTTCTATACTCGCTTCGATGTTTTCACTTCAATACTAATTCCCTTCTCTTCTCTCTCGCTCATTGCAGTCTGCAGTACCACACTGTGGGTGGGCCATCTGTCGAAACTGGTCTATCAAGAGGAATTATCTGATACTTTTGGCGCCTATGGCGATATCGTGAGCATCGATTTGATTGTACCGCGCGGCTGTGCATTTATCGTTATGCACAGGCGTCAAGATGCGCACAAAGCCATGCAAGGTCTGAAAAACCACAAGTTACAGGGACGCGCAATTACTATCTCATGGGCTGCCGGCAAAGGAGTTAAAAGCAAGGAGTGGAAGGACTTCTGGGATCTGGAGTTAGGCGTCACCTATATCCCGTGGACAAAGCTGGATAATGAGACGGATTTCGATACCTTGGAAGAAGGTGGCATGTTCGATGAAGATTCGATGCCCGGGTGGGTAAAAGACAAAATCAATCATATGAAGAGTTTAAAGGAGAAAGCTTCAGAGAGTGCCGCCAATATGCCTCCTGGCGCCCCGCCTGGACCGGCGCCCGGAAATGCTGGATTGTTGTTTGGCATTGATACCACACAACCACCGCCGGGCCCACCCCCTACTAGTGGTCCACCACCAAAAATGCCAATGATGGCCGTTCAATTTCCGATGGCGCCCCCTATGGGCGGTCCACCGCGCATGCTCGGTCCCATGGGTCCAATGCCCATATCCGGTATACCAATGCCACCGAACATGGTTCCCGGCATGCCACCACCACATCCGATGATGATGCCAACTGGCATTATGCCACCAGCTTTTCCACCCATACCTGGACAAGTTGCTGGCACCACTGGACCTCCGCCGGGCATGGGACCGCCGATGGGTATGCCACCGCCAGGTGCACCTGGTCAATATCCACCTCCAGCCGCTATGGCAGGTGGTATGCCCCCACCAGCGGTTGGTAGTGTATCCTCCAATGACGACCAAATGGATATTGAAATGGATGAGGATGATGGGCCCAGTTCAGCTACTATACCAACACCAGTTAGTGCACCCTCCATGAACTTCAACCAACCACCACCAATGTTTGGTGGCCCCAGTGTACCAGGTCCCGAAAATAGCGCTGGGGATATGTTTAGTCGTGAACGTGGTCGTGAGCGTAGCGGGCCGGCCAGTGGCAGCCGCTGGGGCGGGCGTGGTAGTGGCGAAGAAGTAGACTTGGCTGAAGCTGCGAAAAGGTGGCGCGAAAATGGCGGACAGTCTAATTTCAATGAGGTCGGCATTGGTGGACCACCCAACTTTAATGAAGGCGGTATGGGTGGCCCGCCGAAATTCAATGACGGTGGTATGGGTGGTGGGCCACCCAATTTCAGTGATGGCAACATGGGTGGTGGAGCACCTAATTTCAATGAAGGAGGTCGTGGGGTACGCGGGGGTGGCCCAATGAATATACCCCCGCTAGATATCAACAATACACCACATCGCCCAGATTTTATGAATGGTaagtttgtgaaaaaaaactaaGTGGGTGTCCTATTCATAAAAAACTGCCTTACACAATACTTTTTTTCGTTCCAGATTTCGATGGCCGTGCTGGACCGCGTGGAGGGGGACCTCGTGGCGGTGGTGGCAATCATAACGGCGATTTCTACCCTAATATGCAGAATCGATTTAATCAACCAACCAGTCTTATGCAAATGCGTATACCTCCACCGAACGCGTTCAATCAGCGCATGGGTGGACCAGGCGGTGGCCCGATGTTCATGCCACGTGGCGGCCATGGAGGTCCTGTTGGCGGTCCGGGCCAAGGACAAGCTCCTGGAAGACAAGGTGGGTgtgaatttaaagtaaaatattttaaaacggcGCGAAATACACCGAAAATATCAATTACTGTACCACCTGCTGCTAAATTGtatcaattttttaattcgcaatttaaaaattcttccgCATCCAGGCTTCTTCAATCCACGTAATCCATTTGATCGCGATGGACCTGGGCCAGGTGGCCGCGGCGGTCGAGGTGGCCGTGGAGGTCGTGGTGGTGGTCGCGGTGGCGGACCGCCGGCTCATGGCGCACCGAGCAACTGGAGCGACGAAGAGGGCGATGATGGCAACATGTTCAAGCGACGTGGTGGTGGCCCAGGTGGAAATCGGTTCCGTGACCGAGATGGCCCCGAAGAGTGGCATGGGCGAGGTGGCCCCGGTGGTAACCGAAGAGGTGGTCCAGGTGGCGGTCGCGACCGTCCTGAACGCGGTGATCACCGCGATAATGAACGAGGCGACCGCGGACGAGGCGGAAACCGTCGAAACTCGCGTGACGATTTGCGTGAAGAAACGAGCACGCAAAACACAAAGCCGGTTGGCGCTAAGTTTGAAGACACCGAAGCTGATTGGGATCTGGAGTTGGAGGATTACAAACCAGAGGGTGCTTCAGCAGCTGCAGCAAAAACCACACCAGTTGCGAATGATGCTAATAGAAGTAAGACAacgaaaaataaagaagaaagtCTAGATGCCGACATAGCGCAAAAGAAGGAACCTGCAACCGCAACAAAAGTGACGGAAGATCACGCTGTGCCGCAGCCGAAAGAAAACAAACCAGAAATCCAGCCAGAGAAACAAAAGGAGCAAACAGAACCAAGTGAGAAACCGCAAATACAGCCAACGGAGGCGGCGGCGCCTGCACCTGCACCAGCACCAACAAAGCCAGCGTTGGAAACCGCACCGTCACAATCGCCACCAGCTATAACTCCAACACCCGCAAAGCCCACACCTGATGAGAGCAATAATAAGCCAGCAGCAGCACCAGTTGCtgaagcagcagcaacagtaaGCGCAGACGCAAACGCACCGCCATCAACGGCCAATGAAGCGGAAAAGCCAAGTGAATGAGTAAAGCGTTGATGAGATGATGAGGGAGGATGAATAGTAGAGAACAAactcaacatacatacatattaaatgttagcaattttttatttttatttttattaaatattaattctatagaaagttacataaaaaaatagacaagaactatttttttttttcttaatttgtaaaatatgaATCTAACTTGAGAATTATTTTACTCACAATTGCTTTAGAGCATATATCTTTAATGTATAAACAAAAATGCGGGATAATGTAAAGAAATCTGCATTAAAATATGAAGTTTGAGGCGGGCGGGCACGCGTTGTAGAATGTCTTTGATAAATGGCGTATTAAAAGtgcattcaaaataaaaaaatcaaataagctATGATTAACCAGACAACAGAGTAACGGATATAACATGTTAAGTGCTTTACTGTTTAATTTCACTGAGAGTATTCTTAAACAAAAAGCATGACAACAACTAATCACAAATCCAACTATGAAGACAAACCTAAAATTCCATATGTactatatagaaaaattaaaaaaataatgttttaatttaaagtggAGGGAGTCTCCCAAAGACAGGCTTTTTCACACAAATATCCAGGGAAACAGATACTGTTTAATGTGTTAAGTATACAGAAAGTTTGCAATGCTTCAAAGCTTAGCTTAGAAACGCCTTCCAACGTAATTACAAAGGAGACAAAATCATTAATTTCTACTTATTTAGAGTTGGGGgagaaaacattgaataaactCATCGTGCTAACATTCAAAATCAAAGCATGCAAAAATGCACGTAGCCGGGTGAGGCGACCTATTtttgaaattcacaaaaataaatattttgaacgacatttaaatcataaaaatgcatacataaatgaaatatcGAAGTTCAGAGTTAGTATGTATCTAATTAGACTATTGCAAATtatcgcatatgtatatgtaatacgGATAtcatttgaagaaataaatacgCAAATGAAAATGTTCTTTTTGTTGTACAACCGAAACAGAAAATATAATTCggtataatgaaaaaataagctaaggaaaatcgcagtgcagtgattgcattgcaTTACAGAAGTGTGATAAAAGTGCAAGTGGGGTTTACAAATTGcggaaaaacttaatatttcgagaatgtttgtttaccgcacgattaATTGtctttcccaaacgtctgaagtggcaCACAGAAAAATAAGTGCGTGTCCTCGCGCGGTCTGGTTCGCACCATAAAAGttgttcgagaaagaattcgcagaaattcccttagaaagcagaaaatcatatcCAGGGAAATCAATGTATCTACCAGATCCATGTtcagactaattagagatgatctcatGAAAGCCtttcgtcgctcaactggtcatcttttaacAACGAgcttgaaaataatttagactacagatgcaagcagcttcttcggtggcacgcggtcaacggccacagatgtgaaaattttcactgttggcccagtttttaataagcaaaataacaaaatgtgtgctAAAACttgtaacaaaaaatgttgttccaagggttcagcgttgCTGATGGAGTTTCTTGTAAAGgcattacatctcttcatttctgcgaaaaagagaTTAATACCGGGACAAAAGTGTatcaggaggatgtcttagaaggcatgGTGAAGCAGTACTCTCTGCAATAGAGAGCGTGGGTCCTCCAGCAAGATTCCGGCCGAGCCCATAAAGCAAAAACCACTCAGCAGTGgcgaaaaaacaatattcctgggtacATAGCCGATAGCCCCGAACGATTGGCCATTTGGAAGTCCAGATTTTAATCCGTTGGAGGACATGACCCgacgaagacctcacagaaatgcGGAGAGTATCAAACagtctttggttcgagcagcgacgtcaatatcgtCAAGATGAAGGAGGCCAAGGAAACGCTGGATTGATAAGGTCACAGGACCCACGAAAAACAAATCCGCATTCCCTAAGTGTAATCCACGAAAGTTACTACTAAAACTCTAGAAATAAACTCAGCATGGAAAAATCTAAAGGGAAAACACTACCCCGGGGTTAcgaagaaaacacgtttttttattgttcaaaattagctttattcttCAACGTAGTTTCCATCGAGAACAACGTAATCGTTCCAGCggcgctctaacatttcaataccaccaTCGGAGAACGATTTCCGATTACCATTTCCCCCCGATAGTCGGTTCACAGTTActgaaacgacccggatttactatatatccggccaaggaatgTCATTCCAGCAGCACTCACCGTACATGTTTtttctgctacaacaacaacaacgatttaTCCTTTACCTCAAAGTAGACCTCAGtctcagcgataacctcttcattcgagaaAAATTTCTTAACAGCGACCATTTTTtctaggtctgcgaacagccagtagttcAATCACGGTTTGTCACTTCAACTGTATGAATAGCCACACTCGGATGTATTGCCTTATCCATCGGTATTATCTCGAATTCCATGTGAGCAAATATTCCCATAAATTCTAATATAATAcaagaacaattttttgttttgcttttttgtgcGGGAATTTATGGTAAAGATTTGTTCACATGGAATTCACGACACGAAAAATGTGTGGTATATATGAGCGATACCCCATACCTTTCTACTATTTAAACatcatattttaaatgaaatttgttaaaaaaaacttgtattctTTCCTGACCTGCTTTAGTGACCTGCTAGTTTGTTGTTTACAATATATGATTATTTATCTTCTTAAAATGTGCAATTATTAACAGTTACTTAACAAAAGTCTTCATTGATTATATCTGTATTCACCGCTAAGCCACGTTCCTTCAAAGCTTTTGATATAAGCCGATGTTTTTCTTGCCTCTGTTCTTGTTCCCTACGCTGTGCATCCAATATTTCATCAACCGAAATCTCTTTCAGTGGCAGTTTCGATTCTTTTTCACGATCCTATAAAGATAAGGCATCTTAGTTGTGAGCGgcattattgatttattttacttacaatTTCTCCCAGCAACACGACATTCTCACCCCGTATGATGAATACGCCTCGCGGTATATCACCGTATTCATTGCCTACATGTATACGTTCGATGGTCCGATGTAGCACCAAATTGGCGAATTGATCTACCGAGCGCAAGTAACCAATTAGCGTCCGTCCATCGCGCAATAGTACCATCAGCTTTTCTATACAATGAAAATAAGTGTAAAAAATATCGCTTGAAGCCAGCGCaagtggcacctgcaattggtTAGCACTTCGAAAACTTACTGTCCACTTCTTCCAATAGATGCGCTGTACCGGCAAGCGGATTTAGATCATCCATTTCAATGTTTTCTTTATTACTTCAAGAATTTAAGATATTCActtttttctgtacttttttttagtttatttcatattttacagACAAACAGTACAAATTTATTAAGCTGCTatgaaaatgtttacaaaataattaagcAAAAATGACAATTGGATTTCGGTAACGTACAGTGTTGaggaacaaataaaattaacaaacaatcgagtgaaacttaaaaaattaaaacagttaaaagtacgttcacatatgcagcaATTAGCAGTAAGTCCGCGAAATTAATCTACTTGTTcatatatggcagattacctgcaaaattgacaatcagctgtcaatactgttttgAAGGGAGGTATAAAttggtttggtggaatatttaagcgtttttggtttgtttacttattattaacgatatgaagaaaatgcatagAGAAGCAATAGTTAATATACCAGGTGTacaagcttaaatccgctgtttttttagtaaaaaaaaacccatttttttatagaaagcaaaaaaaaaatttattcaaagtatttgccctcgctagctatacatttttcccatctctcgggcaatttgtgtataccacgccaaaagaattcttcatctttcgaggcgaaccactcgtcaagccatttccggacgtcttcgtacgaatcgaagtgctgctcggcgagcgcgtgacccatcgatgaaaacagatgatagtccgaaggggccaggtctggtgaataagcgggatgaggtaacacctcccaattgattgtctccaagtagttttggaccattcttgacgtgtgcgatggggcgttgtcgtggaggaaaatcagcttctcatgtctttgttcataacgaggccttttttcacgcaaagcacggcgcaatttgatgagttgttggtggtagcgatgagaattaacagtttcaccaggtttcaacagctcatagtaaacgacaccctgctgatcccaccaaacgcacagcatcgtcttgcgtccaaagcgattaggtcttgatgaagaagttgatggttggccgggatcgacccatgatttttttcgtttaggattctcaaagtatttccacttttcatcgctagtcaccacaagatgcaggaacgactttcttttatgcctagccagcaagatttcgcatgtgttttggcgtcgctccatctgtctatcgttcaattcatggggtacccattttccgactttttagacctttcccatggcacgtaaacgcatggaaatggctggttgagtgacacctaactgctcggcaagcattttttgcgattgggtatcgtcctcatccaaaagagccagcaattcatggtcctcaaattttctgggccgattttcacgcttcttgtcactcaagtcaaaatggccgtctttgaaccgacgaaaccagtctctgcaagttgtttccgataatgcactgtcaccataggcctccacaagcattcgatgcgattcggcagccgatttcttcaaattaaagcaaaaaagtagagcttcccgcatatgctctttttttggcacaaaattagacatgattacgcaaggaaaaaagtgtgttgctgtatgaaatcactgatgatgtgcagtgattgatgtaaacaggtgtcgaacccatgcaaaaaaaatatggcatttctatggtaacttgatatgctcactaacgccatctacgagcaatcagcggatttaagcttatacacctggtaaTTGCGCAATTTGCTGGTGGTGGTAAACTTTTGTAGTTAATCCGTAAACGACTTCTACTGAAGTTGcgaaaaattatggcagcaatacgcacaTAAAATTAGATATTACATTTTGTAATAActaaatgattttcaataatttttttttgctagtcaatttctttattttccaaaaataaaaatatggcattaatacatcatgtttggACTTGACttgagcaaaatttaaaaaggaataataataataattgttaaAGTTTTCgctatttgtgtggagcccatttctccagaagtcccttgcggtgatcatcacaagtccttggagattcatctaaaatcaatcggacaagagaaattagatttattaaggggttaggtgggtttcagaggttgaaaaaaaggagattttgactgttttttttagtatataaaatcatatattttatttaagcaattcactatatctaagatacatatataaacagtattttgtgaaatttttatttaaatatttcgaaaactcagccgttggtacctcatcttccttgacgtctcaaaaaaaaaatgctcttgccgtggacagcatagctcattattggttcatctaaaatcagaaaaccaaacggatttcgttagtacatggataaatctcgttgttgtacgaaggaaaaaacaaatcaaaatttgaaattttgacaggctttgaaacaaaaaatacattttttagtgaaattttagaCATACCTACATTGgctcaaaaaaaatagttgtaattaaaaaaaaaaatccttcgttcagtaactagataatgttatttcaaagatttgtataaaatttgaactAACTTTTCAagatatcgtgtccaccgacttaaaaaatggagttttgagataaacacgtatacctgcgaagcgctcaactgacgtggcctaatgggcggaacttctgaagggtctatctcttagaattttactcggattgacttaaaattttaggagagtattttaaacctactgtactatttaatgagacaaaaaaacaaaattcaattttttgaaattctcaaacccacctaaccccttaataggtaatcttgtgcctgatcgaagatttttttaaaacgaACAATATGGTGGTATCAGGAAATATTTTcgagattttcgagaaaaaaccggcAATTAAttgctaacaaaaattttttgaaaaaaacttcaagttttttatgtttttcaaaagcagtatacattttattgaaatctacctaccactttttaagttacagtgatcaccagttgaagaaacatagttttgagaaaaacgcatttaaagttttgctatcgattccggtgctcccgagcgccctttgttatttgttgaat
The sequence above is drawn from the Anastrepha obliqua isolate idAnaObli1 chromosome 4, idAnaObli1_1.0, whole genome shotgun sequence genome and encodes:
- the LOC129246376 gene encoding U6 snRNA-associated Sm-like protein LSm1, translated to MDDLNPLAGTAHLLEEVDKKLMVLLRDGRTLIGYLRSVDQFANLVLHRTIERIHVGNEYGDIPRGVFIIRGENVVLLGEIDREKESKLPLKEISVDEILDAQRREQEQRQEKHRLISKALKERGLAVNTDIINEDFC